A section of the Pimelobacter simplex genome encodes:
- a CDS encoding fumarylacetoacetate hydrolase family protein encodes MDRLLPNDRERATLVGRVWDPAERGPVLVVVAGDDAVDVTDLGPTCSTLLERHDAAALRAAAADPTRRRWSLATLIEAFGDERDPEVARLLSPVDLQVLKAAGVTFVESMVERVIEERAQGDLQQAEAIRGQLADAIGGAISQVKPGSEAAEKVKQILVSEGLWSQYLEVGIGPDPEIFTKAPVLSSVGVGATIGVLSRSAWNNPEPEVALVARADGTPVGAMLGNDVNLRDFEGRSALLLTEAKDNNASCALGPFIRLFDEDFGIDDVRGLDVHLTVEGPEGFRMDGVSSMSNISRDPLELIGHTCGAHHHYPDGFVLLTGTLFAPTQDRHGPGQGFTHVVGDVVRISADRLGELVNVVDHAETAPPWTFGIWDLVESLNRRSLLAAG; translated from the coding sequence ATGGACCGACTGCTGCCGAACGACCGGGAGCGCGCCACGCTCGTGGGCCGGGTCTGGGACCCGGCCGAGCGCGGACCCGTGCTCGTCGTGGTCGCCGGCGACGACGCGGTCGACGTCACCGACCTGGGCCCGACCTGCTCGACGCTGCTGGAGCGGCACGACGCCGCCGCGCTGCGCGCCGCCGCAGCCGACCCGACCCGGCGTCGCTGGTCGCTGGCCACGCTGATCGAGGCGTTCGGCGACGAGCGCGACCCCGAGGTGGCGCGGCTGCTGTCGCCGGTCGACCTCCAGGTGCTCAAGGCCGCCGGCGTGACCTTCGTCGAGAGCATGGTCGAGCGGGTCATCGAGGAGCGTGCCCAGGGCGACCTGCAGCAGGCCGAGGCGATCCGCGGCCAGCTCGCCGACGCCATCGGCGGCGCGATCTCCCAGGTGAAGCCGGGCTCCGAGGCCGCCGAGAAGGTCAAGCAGATCCTCGTCTCCGAGGGTCTCTGGTCGCAGTACCTCGAGGTCGGCATCGGCCCCGACCCGGAGATCTTCACCAAGGCGCCGGTCCTCTCGTCGGTCGGCGTCGGCGCCACCATCGGCGTCCTGAGCCGCTCGGCGTGGAACAACCCCGAGCCCGAGGTCGCCCTCGTCGCCCGGGCGGACGGCACGCCCGTCGGCGCGATGCTCGGCAACGACGTCAACCTGCGCGACTTCGAGGGCCGCAGCGCGCTGCTGCTCACCGAGGCCAAGGACAACAACGCCTCGTGCGCGCTGGGCCCGTTCATCCGGCTCTTCGACGAGGACTTCGGCATCGACGACGTCCGCGGGCTCGACGTGCACCTGACCGTCGAGGGCCCCGAGGGCTTCCGGATGGACGGCGTCAGCTCGATGAGCAACATCAGCCGCGACCCGCTCGAGCTGATCGGCCACACCTGCGGCGCGCACCACCACTACCCGGACGGCTTCGTGCTGCTCACCGGCACGCTCTTCGCGCCCACCCAGGACCGGCACGGTCCCGGCCAGGGCTTCACCCACGTCGTCGGTGACGTCGTCCGGATCTCGGCCGACCGGCTCGGCGAGCTCGTCAACGTCGTCGATCACGCCGAGACCGCACCGCCGTGGACGTTCGGCATCTGGGACCTCGTCGAGAGCCTCAACCGGCGCTCGCTGCTGGCCGCCGGCTGA
- a CDS encoding ABC transporter permease, translating into MTTAPTTSATEPAAPAPAPPDKPGWRSVAGRQAAAIGYTVVIGLVLASVLIYSQGYAPFATIQSGLQYAVGDPTQVARTFAWGLPLYVAALGVAIAFRSGMFNIGAEGQMYAGALAAALTGAYLGPLFSPAHLLLCTLAAGLAGGLIAAGLGWLRAAWGVDEVLSTLLSNYIVILFCAYLAIGPLRDTTRQSGTTKEVADTARFDEIVSRSGLTTAVFVVVVVAIVIWWLSERSVLGYRWRMTGESPAFASSVGIDVFRARVSSMALSGFVCGVAGSLLVTASQGRFWTEIASGIGWDGVLIALVARSRPVATVIWVSVYCVMRSAARGIEQASDVPSELSLVLISAIIIAAAAQARVFHQFAQLRHRLGSLRRS; encoded by the coding sequence ATGACGACGGCGCCCACGACGTCCGCGACCGAGCCGGCGGCTCCGGCCCCGGCGCCGCCGGACAAGCCGGGCTGGCGCTCGGTCGCCGGCCGCCAGGCGGCCGCGATCGGCTACACCGTGGTGATCGGCCTGGTGCTGGCCTCGGTGCTGATCTACAGCCAGGGCTACGCGCCGTTCGCGACGATCCAGAGCGGCCTCCAGTACGCCGTCGGCGACCCCACCCAGGTCGCCCGGACGTTCGCCTGGGGCCTGCCGCTCTACGTCGCCGCGCTCGGCGTCGCGATCGCCTTCCGCTCCGGCATGTTCAACATCGGCGCCGAGGGCCAGATGTACGCCGGCGCCCTCGCCGCCGCGCTCACCGGCGCCTACCTCGGCCCGCTGTTCTCGCCCGCGCACCTGCTGCTCTGCACGCTGGCGGCGGGTCTGGCCGGTGGCCTGATCGCGGCCGGCCTCGGCTGGCTGCGCGCCGCCTGGGGCGTCGACGAGGTGCTCTCGACGCTGCTGTCGAACTACATCGTCATCCTCTTCTGCGCCTACCTCGCGATCGGTCCCCTGCGCGACACCACGCGCCAGAGCGGCACGACCAAGGAGGTCGCCGACACCGCCCGCTTCGACGAGATCGTGTCGCGCAGCGGCCTGACCACGGCCGTGTTCGTGGTGGTCGTCGTCGCGATCGTGATCTGGTGGCTCAGCGAGCGCTCGGTGCTCGGCTACCGCTGGCGGATGACGGGGGAGAGCCCCGCCTTCGCCTCGTCCGTCGGCATCGACGTCTTCCGGGCGCGGGTCTCCTCGATGGCGCTGAGCGGCTTCGTGTGCGGTGTCGCCGGCTCGCTGCTGGTCACCGCCTCGCAGGGCCGGTTCTGGACCGAGATCGCCTCGGGCATCGGCTGGGACGGCGTGCTCATCGCGCTCGTCGCCCGCTCCCGTCCCGTGGCCACGGTCATCTGGGTGAGCGTCTACTGCGTGATGCGCTCGGCCGCCCGCGGCATCGAGCAGGCCTCCGACGTCCCCTCGGAGCTCTCGCTGGTGCTCATCTCGGCCATCATCATCGCGGCTGCCGCCCAGGCGCGCGTGTTCCACCAGTTCGCCCAGCTGCGTCACCGCCTGGGCTCGTTGCGGAGGTCGTGA
- a CDS encoding VOC family protein, translating to MPGLQLTDICLVTRDLDAAVDFYTDKLGYQLKSRMPGFADFTRNGVILALWDASAIRDSTGVPAAVEAPTGHGVMMAVEVESPDEVDREHARLTALGVEFYAPPKDYAWNARCAYFAGPCGEFWELFAWHEGGAPGAVDPS from the coding sequence ATGCCCGGACTCCAGCTCACCGACATCTGCCTGGTCACCCGCGACCTCGACGCCGCGGTCGACTTCTACACCGACAAGCTCGGCTACCAGCTCAAGTCGCGGATGCCCGGCTTCGCCGACTTCACCCGCAACGGCGTCATCCTCGCGCTGTGGGACGCGAGCGCGATCCGCGATTCCACCGGCGTCCCGGCCGCCGTCGAGGCCCCGACCGGGCACGGCGTGATGATGGCCGTCGAGGTCGAGAGCCCCGACGAGGTCGACCGCGAGCACGCCCGGCTCACCGCCCTGGGCGTCGAGTTCTACGCCCCGCCCAAGGACTACGCGTGGAACGCCCGGTGCGCCTACTTCGCCGGCCCGTGCGGCGAGTTCTGGGAGCTCTTCGCCTGGCACGAGGGCGGCGCCCCCGGTGCCGTCGACCCGTCCTGA
- a CDS encoding NAD-dependent succinate-semialdehyde dehydrogenase, with translation MYATVNPATGELVESFEPATDAEVEAALSGVAGSFATWSARPLAERAAIVHRVADLFEERADELAAIITLEMGKRLEESRGEIDIVAAIFRYYADNGATFLADQELTIEGGRALVQKRPIGAVLGIMPWNYPYYQVARFAAPNLVLGNTIVLKHAPSCPRTALAIARVMADAGVPEDVYVNLLATNDQVATMIDDPRIQGVSLTGSERAGAAVAARAGQNLKKVVLELGGSDPMIVLDSADVAATAREAVASRMGNMGQACNAPKRMIVLADLYDDFLAGLVTAMGEFVPGDPADPATTLAPLSSLAAADKLVDQLERAVAQGATVHTGGGRVDRPGAFVEPTVLTGVVPGTDAYREELFGPVAIVFRAESEEEAVALANDTPFGLGSSVFSTDLERAQRVADRIDAGMVYLNAAGGSQPDLPFGGTKRSGIGRELGPVGMDEFANHRVLRIPAS, from the coding sequence ATGTACGCCACCGTCAACCCCGCCACCGGCGAGCTCGTCGAGTCCTTCGAGCCCGCCACCGACGCCGAGGTCGAGGCCGCGCTGAGCGGCGTCGCCGGCTCGTTCGCCACCTGGTCCGCCCGCCCGCTCGCCGAGCGCGCCGCGATCGTGCACCGGGTCGCCGACCTCTTCGAGGAGCGCGCCGACGAGCTCGCCGCGATCATCACCCTCGAGATGGGCAAGCGGCTCGAGGAGTCGCGCGGCGAGATCGACATCGTCGCCGCGATCTTCCGCTACTACGCCGACAACGGCGCGACCTTCCTCGCCGACCAGGAGCTCACCATCGAGGGCGGCCGCGCCCTGGTGCAGAAGCGCCCGATCGGCGCGGTGCTCGGGATCATGCCGTGGAACTACCCGTACTACCAGGTCGCCCGGTTCGCCGCGCCCAACCTGGTGCTCGGCAACACGATCGTGCTCAAGCACGCCCCGAGCTGCCCCCGTACGGCGCTCGCCATCGCCCGCGTGATGGCCGACGCCGGCGTCCCCGAGGACGTCTACGTCAACCTGCTCGCCACCAACGACCAGGTCGCCACGATGATCGACGACCCGCGCATCCAGGGCGTCTCGCTCACCGGCAGCGAGCGGGCCGGTGCCGCGGTCGCCGCCCGCGCGGGCCAGAACCTCAAGAAGGTCGTCCTCGAGCTCGGCGGCTCCGACCCGATGATCGTGCTCGACAGCGCGGACGTCGCCGCCACGGCCCGCGAGGCCGTCGCCTCGCGGATGGGCAACATGGGCCAGGCCTGCAACGCGCCCAAGCGGATGATCGTCCTCGCCGACCTGTACGACGACTTCCTGGCCGGTCTCGTCACCGCCATGGGCGAGTTCGTGCCCGGCGACCCGGCCGACCCGGCGACCACCCTCGCCCCGCTCTCGTCGCTGGCCGCGGCCGACAAGCTCGTCGACCAGCTCGAGCGCGCCGTCGCGCAGGGTGCCACCGTGCACACCGGCGGCGGCCGGGTGGACCGCCCCGGCGCCTTCGTCGAGCCGACCGTGCTCACCGGCGTCGTCCCCGGCACGGACGCCTACCGCGAGGAGCTGTTCGGTCCCGTCGCGATCGTCTTCCGCGCCGAGTCCGAGGAGGAGGCCGTGGCCCTGGCCAACGACACCCCCTTCGGCCTGGGCTCCAGCGTGTTCAGCACCGACCTCGAGCGCGCCCAGCGCGTGGCCGACCGGATCGACGCGGGCATGGTCTACCTCAACGCGGCCGGCGGCTCGCAGCCCGACCTGCCCTTCGGCGGCACCAAGCGCTCCGGCATCGGCCGTGAGCTCGGCCCGGTCGGCATGGACGAGTTCGCCAACCACCGGGTGCTGCGCATCCCGGCCTCCTGA
- a CDS encoding ABC transporter permease — MRFTTPILLAALGCLVTSWTRDLNVGLEGAMIFGAFFGVAFGLELGSGLGAILVTLLAAAVAGLLFGILITTYRVNVFVAGIVLNVFGAGATVFLLRSIYGVKGALADDGIPRLARIEIPVIKDIPILGGLVSGHTVLTYLAWVLVGVTVWAVRNSVVVRHLKAAGEHPEALETAGGNVQRMRILAQVWCFMLCALAGAQMSIGQLSLFTEGMTSGLGFVAVAAAIFSRGNVLWLAAISTVFGLSSAAGVQINEEVMPPQFAQMIPYVVALVGLVVLARTSKVDQVRIATPQLQAD, encoded by the coding sequence ATGCGCTTCACCACCCCGATCCTGCTGGCCGCGCTCGGCTGCCTGGTCACCTCCTGGACCAGGGACCTGAACGTCGGCCTGGAGGGCGCCATGATCTTCGGCGCCTTCTTCGGGGTCGCGTTCGGCCTCGAGCTCGGCTCGGGGCTGGGCGCGATCCTGGTCACGCTCCTCGCCGCGGCCGTGGCCGGGCTGCTGTTCGGCATCCTGATCACGACGTACCGGGTCAACGTGTTCGTCGCAGGCATCGTGCTCAACGTCTTCGGCGCCGGCGCGACGGTCTTCCTGCTGCGCTCGATCTACGGCGTCAAGGGCGCCCTGGCCGACGACGGCATCCCGCGCCTGGCCCGGATCGAGATCCCCGTCATCAAGGACATCCCGATCCTCGGCGGGCTCGTCTCGGGCCACACCGTGCTCACCTACCTCGCGTGGGTGCTGGTCGGCGTGACCGTCTGGGCGGTGCGCAACAGCGTCGTCGTCCGGCACCTCAAGGCGGCCGGTGAGCACCCCGAGGCGCTGGAGACCGCCGGCGGCAACGTCCAGCGGATGCGGATCCTCGCCCAGGTGTGGTGCTTCATGCTCTGCGCCCTGGCCGGGGCCCAGATGAGCATCGGCCAGCTCTCCCTCTTCACCGAGGGGATGACGAGCGGGCTCGGCTTCGTCGCGGTCGCCGCGGCGATCTTCAGTCGCGGCAACGTGCTCTGGCTCGCCGCGATCTCCACCGTGTTCGGCCTCTCGTCGGCGGCCGGCGTCCAGATCAACGAGGAAGTCATGCCCCCACAGTTCGCCCAGATGATCCCGTACGTCGTGGCCCTCGTCGGGCTCGTCGTCCTGGCCCGCACCTCCAAGGTCGACCAGGTCCGGATCGCCACGCCCCAGCTGCAGGCCGACTGA